One part of the Saprospiraceae bacterium genome encodes these proteins:
- a CDS encoding helix-turn-helix transcriptional regulator — MKLKDILPKYQKYLLGIALLISSIAVSIRSNDGKINLVLHQYPTLIFFMIVISSFLVTIYFQINKRKISSLSNEIKEQSKIKSEGFDALLNGLTERQREVYDLIISGKTNKEILTELFIEQSTLKSHINQIYGKLNIKSRSELKSKLK; from the coding sequence ATGAAACTAAAAGACATACTACCAAAATATCAAAAGTATCTTCTGGGAATTGCTCTTTTAATATCATCTATAGCAGTTTCAATAAGGTCAAATGATGGAAAAATTAATTTGGTATTACACCAATACCCAACTCTTATCTTTTTTATGATAGTAATTAGCTCTTTCTTAGTTACAATCTACTTTCAAATAAATAAAAGGAAAATTTCTAGCCTTTCGAATGAAATTAAGGAGCAGTCCAAAATTAAAAGTGAAGGATTTGATGCTCTACTTAATGGATTGACGGAGAGACAAAGGGAAGTGTATGACTTGATTATTTCGGGAAAGACAAATAAAGAAATACTGACTGAGCTATTTATCGAGCAAAGCACGCTGAAGTCACACATTAATCAAATTTATGGGAAACTGAATATCAAAAGCAGGAGTGAATTGAAGTCAAAATTAAAATAA
- a CDS encoding T9SS type A sorting domain-containing protein, with product MKNSTNWIKKILCLSLIFIKFSVGSFFAQDCSPDVVAPFLSVKSNYTVYLDIASEYNLRAEEMVSLCIDNCTPPDKMRYSFSEVASDNEKKIQRNTNFPLDLAVFAIDQAGNIAKAIGKISISTCTQTLVCNDALKFSIQKGGSLPLSVDQFLEGSYCRDHIFEISYYNGSIFLPIVQIDESLPRLFQYRVEDSVTGNYCWGEVSYGLFGVCDPEGEFKFSNNSVTTNCIQDADPRDVGYPFPTHYKVEQTGSLQTYDVEYNPACPRISVSYTDQLVTKECNDPNTAEITRIWTAIFPGGSNKQFTQLVKFERTLNGIFSNLHNYDGLDLPKLNCKDKWPRKDGFIPVPEFTGRPISNSCIRMEAKYNDLIIPVGPTPCGEDYKIIRTWTVVNWCSGEIYNHNQVFKIYCGTDTIPPVAICNEKATFAVPSSGEVTLFPEMLDNASFDNCGGLSFSFDKEEFIKSLKFNILDAGKTMDVTLFVTDLSGNQTSCIVTVNFVFKGNGPNTKNIIGGKLLNYNLESIGVQNNFNFNLNDELNIIPLYACGEPVNFSNLDYSLCIDTANNTQSGFLIPGVKVPNVRSGVTTFDIVQIIKNLLGVLKFNSYQAIAADADCDNKITIFDIFDLRRLVLGITNKLSCDDVQFYSDNIAKPQLIKEIKLQNLPRFDYNIVPVKKGDINGNGIFVQNPIIEVRSGEKFSFFVDNFNVRIDQTYDIWVRSAEEYKVYGVQIGQLFDEKKIEILDITSPLLNLVKESDYTINEGGDWRCLLINPNISLMTISGGFLKIRVRSKFEGMVNEAMSSTHFPIPLFVISSDIELSIPTLESKAITSTADEKIGNLGYLNVFPNPFNDNFKIELDNESVGAIMLEIYTLEGKKLFQNTYFVSSAKNYINMNAKLFPGAGVYLMVLNNGSRIYKKLLIKK from the coding sequence ATGAAAAATTCTACAAATTGGATTAAAAAAATTTTGTGTTTGTCTTTAATATTCATAAAATTTAGTGTCGGTTCTTTTTTTGCTCAAGATTGCAGTCCGGATGTTGTCGCTCCTTTTTTATCTGTAAAAAGCAATTATACTGTGTATTTAGATATAGCCTCTGAATATAATTTAAGAGCTGAAGAAATGGTAAGTCTTTGTATTGATAATTGTACTCCACCAGACAAAATGCGTTACTCTTTTTCAGAGGTTGCAAGTGATAATGAAAAGAAAATACAAAGAAATACTAATTTTCCATTGGACCTTGCCGTATTTGCAATCGATCAAGCGGGAAATATTGCAAAAGCAATTGGAAAAATATCTATTAGTACCTGCACTCAAACATTAGTTTGCAATGACGCTTTAAAATTCAGTATCCAAAAAGGTGGTAGTTTGCCTTTGTCAGTGGATCAATTCCTGGAAGGAAGTTACTGTAGGGACCATATCTTTGAAATAAGCTATTATAATGGCTCTATTTTTTTACCCATTGTCCAAATAGATGAAAGTTTACCCCGTTTATTTCAATATCGGGTCGAAGATTCAGTGACCGGTAATTATTGCTGGGGTGAAGTAAGTTATGGGCTTTTTGGAGTGTGCGATCCGGAAGGGGAATTTAAATTTAGTAATAATTCAGTCACAACCAATTGCATCCAAGATGCTGATCCAAGAGATGTAGGATATCCTTTTCCTACTCATTATAAAGTTGAACAGACTGGTTCCCTTCAAACATATGATGTGGAGTACAATCCAGCATGTCCAAGAATAAGTGTGAGTTATACAGATCAACTTGTTACAAAAGAATGCAATGATCCTAATACCGCTGAGATCACGAGAATATGGACAGCAATCTTTCCTGGAGGTTCAAATAAACAATTTACACAATTAGTGAAATTTGAAAGAACTCTGAATGGGATATTTTCAAATTTACACAATTACGATGGACTTGATTTGCCAAAATTAAATTGTAAAGATAAGTGGCCAAGAAAAGATGGATTTATTCCTGTACCGGAATTTACAGGCAGACCAATTTCTAATTCATGTATTCGGATGGAAGCAAAGTATAATGATCTTATTATTCCAGTTGGACCTACTCCATGCGGAGAAGATTATAAAATAATTAGAACCTGGACAGTTGTTAATTGGTGTTCAGGAGAAATTTACAATCACAACCAGGTATTTAAAATTTATTGTGGCACAGATACCATTCCACCAGTGGCGATATGCAATGAGAAGGCTACTTTTGCTGTACCAAGTTCAGGAGAAGTCACGCTTTTCCCAGAAATGCTAGATAATGCGAGCTTTGACAATTGCGGGGGACTAAGTTTTTCATTCGATAAAGAGGAGTTCATAAAATCTTTAAAATTTAATATACTTGATGCAGGTAAGACAATGGATGTTACTCTTTTTGTAACCGATTTATCTGGAAACCAAACATCTTGTATTGTTACAGTAAATTTTGTTTTTAAAGGTAACGGACCAAATACAAAAAACATTATTGGAGGAAAATTGCTAAATTACAATCTTGAATCCATTGGGGTACAAAACAACTTTAATTTTAACTTGAATGATGAACTAAACATTATTCCATTGTATGCATGTGGAGAACCCGTAAATTTTTCTAATTTAGATTATAGCTTGTGCATAGACACAGCCAATAATACTCAGTCTGGATTTCTTATCCCGGGAGTTAAAGTACCGAATGTGAGATCTGGTGTTACGACCTTTGATATTGTACAAATTATCAAAAATCTATTAGGCGTTCTGAAATTTAATTCTTACCAGGCTATTGCAGCGGATGCAGATTGTGATAACAAAATTACCATTTTTGATATATTCGATTTGAGAAGGTTAGTATTGGGCATCACCAATAAATTAAGTTGTGATGACGTTCAATTTTATTCAGACAATATTGCTAAGCCACAGTTAATTAAAGAAATTAAACTTCAAAATTTACCACGCTTTGACTATAATATAGTGCCCGTTAAGAAAGGTGACATTAATGGAAATGGTATTTTTGTGCAGAATCCAATTATTGAAGTAAGGTCTGGAGAGAAGTTTAGTTTTTTCGTTGATAATTTTAATGTTAGAATTGACCAGACATATGATATATGGGTTCGGTCAGCAGAAGAATATAAAGTGTATGGCGTTCAAATTGGTCAGTTGTTTGACGAGAAAAAAATTGAAATTCTTGATATTACCTCGCCATTGTTAAATCTTGTGAAAGAGTCTGATTATACAATTAACGAAGGAGGAGATTGGAGATGCTTATTAATTAACCCTAATATTAGCTTGATGACAATTTCCGGAGGGTTTTTGAAAATTCGGGTGCGTTCTAAATTTGAAGGTATGGTTAATGAAGCAATGTCATCAACTCATTTTCCGATTCCACTATTTGTAATTAGTTCTGATATTGAGTTGTCCATCCCAACACTTGAATCCAAAGCAATTACGTCAACAGCTGACGAAAAAATTGGCAACTTGGGATATTTGAATGTATTTCCAAATCCGTTCAATGATAATTTTAAAATAGAGTTAGATAATGAATCAGTTGGTGCAATCATGCTTGAAATTTATACCTTGGAGGGTAAGAAGTTGTTTCAAAATACGTATTTCGTTTCCAGTGCAAAAAATTATATAAATATGAATGCAAAATTATTTCCTGGAGCAGGAGTTTATTTGATGGTACTTAATAATGGAAGTAGAATATATAAGAAACTTTTGATAAAGAAATAG